In a single window of the Delftia tsuruhatensis genome:
- a CDS encoding response regulator transcription factor, which produces MRLLLVEDDAMIGEAVHMLLRAEGHAVDWVRDGLHADAALRSGAGHSHGYDLVLLDLGLPGQDGLQVLRQLRARRDRTPVLVATARDAVRDRIAGLDAGADDYVVKPYDLDELLARLRALARRASGAVEPLYEHGGVRLNPATREASVDGRDVVLSGREWAVLETLLARPGSTLSRQQIEDKLYGWGDEVSSNAIEVYIHGLRKKLGAGLILNVRGVGYMLPKP; this is translated from the coding sequence ATGCGCTTACTGCTTGTTGAGGATGACGCCATGATCGGCGAGGCCGTGCACATGCTGCTGCGCGCCGAAGGGCATGCGGTGGACTGGGTGCGCGACGGGCTGCATGCCGATGCGGCCTTGCGCTCGGGGGCCGGCCACAGCCATGGCTATGACCTGGTGCTGCTGGACCTGGGCCTGCCCGGGCAGGACGGTCTGCAGGTGCTGCGCCAGCTGCGCGCGCGCCGCGACCGCACGCCGGTGCTGGTGGCCACGGCGCGCGATGCCGTGCGCGACCGCATCGCGGGGCTCGATGCCGGAGCCGACGACTACGTGGTCAAGCCTTACGACCTGGACGAGCTGCTGGCCCGGCTGCGCGCGCTGGCCCGCCGCGCGTCGGGGGCGGTGGAGCCGCTGTACGAGCATGGCGGCGTGCGCCTGAACCCCGCCACGCGCGAGGCCAGCGTGGATGGCCGTGACGTGGTGCTTTCGGGCCGTGAATGGGCGGTGCTGGAGACGCTGCTGGCACGCCCCGGCAGCACGCTGTCGCGCCAGCAGATCGAGGACAAGCTCTATGGCTGGGGGGACGAGGTCAGCAGCAATGCCATCGAGGTCTACATCCATGGCCTGCGCAAGAAACTGGGCGCCGGGCTGATCCTCAATGTGCGCGGCGTGGGCTACATGCTGCCCAAGCCATGA
- a CDS encoding ATP-binding cassette domain-containing protein encodes MKQDYSLQVTGLGASFGARVILAEVDFVLPARGITALLGPVGCGKSTLLRTLADLNAANPRFRRWGGMRYAGQPWHGGMPAPRLVQQQARLMRATTFDAIVELARPRLKMVPHELRDWCRQQVQAFGLPELGLMLDQPAMELPPLQQRAVAILREALAGPQVLLVDEPTAELEGYEAFVLLELLRQVAQRMAVLMSTHQQQHAQAVAQDMLLLAGGRIVEAQSMEAFLRAPLSLAGQQFVRTGSCCVASPDARAEDLEEGACVPPPLPAAALAAISEFQPQAPQAATPPADVPLAQPKPAAATVAAAPAVPRPAAASPRLRGVNPAVLVDWQPLAADPQAVPASRGPNGFAWLVPGRLAGAPQPGVVQDMDIDLQALRRCGVTVLITLTENDLSQEPLRRHGLRNLHLPVHDHESPTVAQIQMLLARMSAMLRAGEVLAVHCLAGLGRTGTVLAAWLVREGLTAEEALRRVRLIDAQYVQSRAQEDLLYAYEVALLLKMG; translated from the coding sequence TTGAAGCAGGACTACAGCTTGCAGGTGACGGGTTTGGGCGCATCGTTCGGCGCGCGCGTCATCCTGGCTGAGGTGGACTTCGTGCTGCCGGCCCGTGGCATCACGGCCCTGCTGGGCCCTGTCGGCTGCGGCAAGTCCACGCTGCTGCGCACGCTGGCCGATCTCAATGCCGCCAATCCCCGCTTTCGCCGCTGGGGCGGCATGCGCTACGCGGGCCAGCCATGGCATGGCGGCATGCCGGCCCCTCGCCTGGTCCAGCAGCAGGCCCGGCTGATGCGGGCCACCACCTTCGACGCCATCGTCGAACTGGCCCGGCCGCGCCTGAAGATGGTGCCGCATGAACTGCGCGACTGGTGCCGGCAGCAGGTGCAGGCCTTCGGCCTGCCCGAGCTGGGCCTGATGCTGGACCAGCCCGCCATGGAGCTGCCGCCCCTGCAGCAGCGTGCCGTCGCCATCCTGCGCGAGGCCCTGGCCGGACCGCAGGTCCTGCTGGTGGACGAACCCACGGCCGAGCTGGAGGGCTACGAGGCCTTCGTGCTGCTGGAGCTGCTGCGCCAGGTGGCGCAGCGCATGGCCGTGCTGATGAGCACGCACCAGCAGCAGCATGCCCAGGCCGTGGCGCAGGACATGCTGCTGCTCGCCGGCGGGCGCATCGTCGAGGCCCAGTCCATGGAGGCCTTTCTGCGTGCGCCGCTGTCGCTGGCGGGCCAGCAGTTCGTGCGTACCGGCAGCTGTTGCGTGGCCTCGCCCGATGCGCGTGCCGAGGACCTGGAGGAGGGGGCTTGCGTGCCGCCACCCCTGCCCGCAGCGGCCCTCGCTGCGATCTCCGAATTCCAGCCACAGGCACCGCAGGCCGCAACGCCGCCTGCGGACGTGCCCCTTGCCCAACCCAAGCCCGCGGCGGCCACGGTGGCCGCCGCACCTGCCGTGCCGCGGCCCGCTGCTGCCTCGCCCCGGCTGCGCGGCGTCAACCCGGCCGTGCTGGTGGACTGGCAGCCGCTGGCCGCCGATCCCCAGGCCGTTCCCGCCAGCCGCGGACCCAATGGCTTCGCCTGGCTGGTGCCGGGCCGTCTGGCCGGTGCGCCGCAGCCCGGCGTGGTGCAGGACATGGACATCGACCTGCAGGCGCTGCGCCGCTGCGGCGTCACCGTGCTGATCACGCTGACGGAAAACGACCTGTCGCAGGAGCCCCTGCGCCGGCACGGCCTGCGCAACCTGCACCTGCCGGTCCACGACCATGAATCGCCCACCGTGGCACAGATCCAGATGCTGCTGGCGCGCATGTCGGCCATGCTGCGCGCGGGCGAGGTGCTGGCCGTGCATTGTCTGGCAGGCCTGGGGCGCACCGGCACGGTGCTGGCCGCCTGGCTGGTCCGGGAAGGACTGACTGCCGAGGAGGCGCTGCGCCGCGTGCGCCTCATCGATGCCCAGTACGTGCAGTCCCGGGCCCAGGAGGATCTGCTGTATGCGTACGAGGTGGCACTGCTGCTGAAGATGGGCTGA
- a CDS encoding Do family serine endopeptidase: MNKILSTPRRLVLALVAAGAIGALGATGAGLVGVVHSDARATTSLFAPTAQPASPVSATGAVAAPNFADITARNGAAVVNISVVGSSRAMGDDGDEAAARQGQGVPGMDPSDPFYEFFRRFGVPGMPGMPGAGQPQRDVPMRGEGSGFIVSSDGLILTNAHVVRGAKEVTVKLNDRREFSAKVLGADPKTDVAVLRIAAKDLPTVALGKTADLRVGDWVLAIGSPFGFESSVTAGVVSAKGRTLPDDSFVPFLQTDVAINPGNSGGPLFNARGEVVGINSQIYSRSGGYQGVSFAIPIEVATRVQQQIVATGKVQHARLGVAVQEVNQAFADSFKLDRPEGALVASVDQSGPAAKAGLQPGDVVRKVDGQPVVGSGDLPAYVGQALPGQKVALEIWRNGEARTLNAVLGDASDKAAKVAQDKPDAGKGRLGLALRPLQPDEKRQVGVKEGLVVADAAGPAAEAGITEGDVLLSINGAPAADIDAVRAAMAKAGKTVAVLIWRDGNRIFVPVRLG, from the coding sequence ATGAACAAGATTCTGTCGACTCCCCGCCGTCTGGTCCTGGCCCTGGTGGCTGCGGGCGCCATCGGAGCCCTGGGCGCCACGGGTGCAGGACTGGTCGGTGTGGTGCATAGCGATGCGCGGGCGACCACGTCGCTGTTTGCGCCCACGGCCCAACCGGCTTCGCCCGTTTCTGCAACCGGTGCCGTGGCGGCCCCCAACTTTGCCGACATCACGGCGCGCAACGGCGCGGCCGTGGTCAACATCAGCGTGGTCGGCAGCTCGCGTGCCATGGGCGATGACGGTGACGAAGCCGCTGCACGACAGGGCCAGGGCGTGCCGGGCATGGACCCCAGCGATCCCTTCTATGAATTCTTCCGCCGTTTCGGCGTTCCCGGCATGCCGGGCATGCCCGGGGCCGGCCAGCCCCAGCGCGACGTGCCCATGCGCGGCGAGGGCTCGGGCTTCATCGTCTCCAGCGATGGCCTGATCCTGACCAACGCCCACGTGGTGCGCGGTGCCAAGGAGGTGACCGTCAAGCTCAACGACCGGCGCGAATTCAGCGCCAAGGTGCTGGGTGCCGACCCCAAGACCGATGTGGCCGTGCTGCGCATCGCCGCCAAGGATCTGCCCACGGTGGCGCTGGGCAAGACCGCCGACCTGCGCGTGGGCGACTGGGTGCTGGCCATCGGTTCGCCCTTCGGCTTCGAGAGCAGCGTCACCGCCGGCGTGGTCAGCGCCAAGGGGCGCACCCTGCCCGATGATTCCTTCGTGCCCTTCCTGCAGACGGACGTGGCCATCAACCCCGGCAACTCCGGCGGCCCGCTGTTCAATGCGCGTGGCGAGGTGGTGGGCATCAACAGCCAGATCTATTCGCGCTCGGGCGGGTACCAGGGCGTGTCCTTCGCGATTCCCATCGAGGTGGCCACGCGGGTGCAGCAGCAGATCGTGGCCACGGGCAAGGTGCAGCATGCGCGGCTGGGCGTGGCCGTGCAGGAGGTGAACCAGGCCTTTGCCGACTCCTTCAAGCTGGACCGCCCCGAAGGCGCGCTGGTCGCCAGCGTGGACCAGAGCGGCCCCGCCGCCAAGGCGGGCCTGCAGCCCGGCGACGTGGTGCGCAAGGTGGATGGCCAGCCCGTTGTGGGTTCCGGCGACCTGCCGGCCTATGTGGGCCAGGCGCTGCCGGGTCAGAAGGTGGCGCTGGAGATCTGGCGCAACGGCGAGGCCCGCACCCTGAATGCGGTGCTGGGCGATGCCAGCGACAAGGCCGCGAAGGTGGCCCAGGACAAGCCCGATGCCGGCAAGGGCCGGCTGGGCCTGGCGCTGCGCCCCTTGCAGCCCGATGAAAAGCGCCAGGTCGGCGTGAAGGAGGGGTTGGTCGTGGCCGATGCGGCCGGTCCCGCGGCCGAGGCGGGCATCACCGAAGGCGATGTGCTGCTGTCCATCAACGGCGCGCCCGCCGCCGACATCGACGCCGTGCGCGCCGCCATGGCCAAGGCCGGCAAGACCGTGGCCGTGCTGATTTGGCGCGATGGCAACAGGATCTTCGTCCCCGTACGTCTCGGGTAA
- the arsC gene encoding arsenate reductase (glutaredoxin) (This arsenate reductase requires both glutathione and glutaredoxin to convert arsenate to arsenite, after which the efflux transporter formed by ArsA and ArsB can extrude the arsenite from the cell, providing resistance.) yields MNSTAPRTDITIYHNNRCSNSRGALALLREHGIEPTIVDYIATPLDAAQLRALFERLNLPVRELLRSKEAVFAELGLGDAAVTDARLIDAVAAHPVLLNRPIVVTPKGAALCRPPEKVLALI; encoded by the coding sequence ATGAACTCCACCGCACCCCGCACCGACATCACCATCTATCACAACAACCGCTGCAGCAACTCGCGCGGCGCGCTGGCCCTGCTGCGCGAGCACGGCATCGAGCCGACCATCGTGGACTACATCGCCACGCCCCTGGATGCCGCGCAGCTCAGGGCGCTGTTCGAGCGACTGAACCTTCCGGTGCGCGAGCTGCTGCGCAGCAAGGAAGCGGTCTTTGCCGAGCTGGGCCTGGGCGATGCCGCCGTCACGGACGCCCGGCTCATCGATGCCGTTGCCGCCCATCCCGTGCTGCTCAACCGCCCCATCGTCGTCACGCCCAAGGGCGCGGCGCTGTGCCGGCCGCCCGAGAAGGTGCTGGCGCTGATCTGA
- a CDS encoding 8-oxoguanine deaminase, which yields MTLIALNADVLVTMDAQRREIRDGALVADGPAVQWVGVTADLPPQYRRMVDEGTARVLDMRGRVVMPGLVNTHHHMYQSLTRAVPAAQDAELFSWLTNLYMLWSHLTPEMVHVSTQTAMAELMLSGCTTTSDHLYLYPNGARLDDSIAAAQQMGMRFHAARGSMSLGRSKGGLPPDVVVEQEEAILRDSLRLIQQYHDSSRHSMLRVVLAPCSPFSVTRELMRESAVLARAHGVSLHTHLAENDNDVGFSREKFGLTPAQYAESLGWVGHDVWHAHCVKLDAEGIALFARTGTGVAHCPCSNMRLASGIAPVRTMRDAGVPVGLGVDGSASNDGAHMLGEARQALLLQRVGHGPAALSARDALEIATLGGARVLNRDDIGALAPGMSADFVSFDLSGVGHAGAGHDPVAALVFCTPANVDASVINGRVVVEDGRLLTADLPQVLGRHRALARTLFERAAGH from the coding sequence ATGACCTTGATCGCCCTGAACGCCGATGTACTCGTCACCATGGATGCGCAGCGCCGCGAGATCCGCGACGGTGCCCTGGTGGCCGACGGCCCGGCCGTGCAATGGGTGGGCGTCACGGCCGACCTGCCGCCGCAGTACCGCCGCATGGTGGACGAGGGCACGGCCCGGGTGCTGGACATGCGCGGCCGCGTGGTCATGCCGGGCCTGGTCAACACCCACCACCACATGTACCAGAGCCTGACGCGCGCCGTGCCCGCCGCCCAGGATGCCGAGCTGTTCTCCTGGCTGACCAACCTGTACATGCTGTGGTCCCACCTCACGCCCGAGATGGTCCATGTCTCGACCCAGACCGCCATGGCCGAGCTGATGCTGTCCGGCTGCACCACCACCAGCGACCACCTGTACCTGTACCCCAACGGCGCGCGCCTGGACGATTCCATTGCCGCCGCGCAGCAGATGGGCATGCGTTTTCATGCCGCGCGCGGCTCCATGAGCCTGGGCCGCAGCAAGGGAGGCCTGCCACCCGACGTGGTGGTGGAGCAGGAGGAGGCCATCCTGCGCGACAGCCTGCGCCTGATCCAGCAATACCACGACAGCTCGCGCCATTCCATGCTGCGCGTGGTGCTGGCGCCGTGCTCGCCGTTCTCGGTGACGCGCGAGCTGATGCGCGAGTCCGCCGTGCTGGCGCGCGCCCACGGCGTGTCGCTGCACACCCACCTGGCCGAGAACGACAACGACGTGGGCTTCTCGCGCGAGAAGTTCGGCCTCACCCCTGCGCAGTACGCCGAAAGTCTGGGCTGGGTCGGCCACGACGTCTGGCACGCGCACTGCGTCAAGCTCGATGCCGAGGGCATCGCGCTGTTCGCCCGCACGGGCACGGGCGTGGCGCACTGCCCCTGCTCCAACATGCGCCTGGCCTCGGGCATCGCTCCCGTGCGCACCATGCGTGATGCGGGCGTGCCCGTGGGCCTGGGCGTGGACGGCAGCGCCTCCAACGACGGCGCCCACATGCTGGGCGAGGCGCGCCAGGCCCTGCTGCTGCAGCGCGTGGGCCACGGCCCCGCCGCGCTCAGTGCACGCGATGCGCTGGAGATCGCCACGCTGGGTGGTGCGCGCGTGCTCAACCGGGACGACATCGGCGCGCTGGCGCCGGGCATGTCGGCCGACTTCGTGTCCTTCGACCTGTCGGGCGTGGGCCATGCGGGCGCGGGCCATGACCCCGTGGCCGCGCTGGTGTTCTGCACGCCGGCCAATGTGGATGCCAGCGTCATCAACGGCCGCGTCGTGGTCGAGGACGGCCGTCTGCTCACGGCCGACCTGCCCCAGGTTCTGGGCCGCCACCGCGCGCTGGCCCGGACCCTGTTCGAGCGCGCTGCAGGGCACTGA
- a CDS encoding LysR family transcriptional regulator: MHARVLRYLDEVVRRGSIRKAAEYLHVAPTAVNRQILDLEAELGAPLFERIHNRLRLTPLGEMVLAHVRATLREHAALRERIAELQGARSGEITVAATTGLAGSLLPSLVHEFRQRHPGIAVRVIDLPVAGIAAAVEGGDADLGLAYDLPERPALRALATSEWQIGAIVPPRHALARQSSVLLSECVGHPLILPAPPLSIRSLLDEAFARNAIEVTPVAESTSMALIQRLVMLGEGIALLNPLDVMEERSRNALVFVPLRDAHLQRQTLVLAARARGQLSAAGELMAQSICEALARLFAMGR, from the coding sequence ATGCACGCCCGAGTCCTGCGCTATCTCGATGAAGTGGTCCGCCGCGGTTCCATCCGCAAGGCGGCCGAATACCTGCATGTGGCGCCCACGGCCGTCAACCGCCAGATCCTGGACCTGGAGGCCGAGCTGGGCGCGCCGCTGTTCGAGCGCATCCACAACCGTCTGCGCCTGACGCCACTGGGCGAGATGGTGCTGGCCCACGTGCGCGCCACGCTGCGCGAGCATGCGGCGCTGCGCGAACGCATTGCCGAGTTGCAGGGCGCGCGCAGCGGCGAGATCACCGTGGCTGCCACCACGGGCCTGGCCGGTTCGCTGCTGCCCTCGCTGGTGCATGAATTCCGCCAGCGCCATCCGGGCATCGCGGTGCGCGTCATCGACCTGCCCGTGGCCGGCATCGCGGCCGCCGTGGAAGGCGGCGATGCCGACCTGGGCCTGGCCTACGACCTTCCGGAACGCCCCGCGCTGCGCGCGCTGGCCACCAGCGAATGGCAGATAGGCGCCATCGTCCCGCCCCGGCATGCGCTGGCACGCCAGTCCTCGGTGCTGCTCAGTGAATGCGTGGGCCACCCGCTCATCCTGCCTGCGCCGCCGCTGTCCATCCGCAGCCTGCTGGACGAGGCCTTTGCGCGCAACGCCATCGAGGTCACGCCCGTGGCCGAGTCCACCTCCATGGCGCTGATCCAGCGCCTGGTCATGCTGGGCGAGGGCATTGCCCTGCTCAACCCGCTGGACGTCATGGAGGAGCGCAGCCGCAACGCCCTGGTCTTCGTGCCGTTGCGCGACGCACACCTGCAACGGCAGACGCTGGTGCTGGCGGCACGGGCCCGCGGGCAACTGAGCGCGGCGGGCGAACTGATGGCGCAGAGCATCTGCGAGGCGCTGGCGCGCCTGTTCGCCATGGGCCGCTGA
- a CDS encoding ABC transporter permease — protein sequence MRRLSSVLRSLPLLLLSLVLMLPVLAVLGSWLPVGQGDALAGSILREMAATVLPGYLRTTVWLGLLVALGAAIVGTGTAAAVTLFDFRGRRQLEWLLLLPLAMPAYVTAYAYTDFLQFSGPLQTWLRDTYGLEGRLLPEVRSLGGAVWVFIFSLYPYVYLLARTALGERAAHLMEAARLMGAPLSRRIWAVALPLARPAVAAGVALVVMETLADFGVVSYFGIPTFTTGIYKAWLSMDNRIAAAQLATFLLVLVVLLLQLELRAQRRMRFVTGSTGRASSAEAQPLRLRGWRSALAWLVCLLPVLMGFVAPVFFMLRPLASDWSVLPWDRFLDWAANSVRLGAMTSVLAVVIALALAFAVRRHKESAFTRGVVQLASLGYAVPGAVVVVGLLLPVGWIQQMRPEWGFAGLVTATAVGIVWAYLVRFCAVALQSMQSGYARIAPSLDDSARMLGTGAWGMLARVHWPLLRRSTAAAALLVFVDVMKELPATMVLRPFNSDTLAVVAYQLARDERLGEAALPSLALVLVGLIPVIMLSRTLRAERPGTAR from the coding sequence TTGCGCCGTCTGTCGTCCGTACTCCGCTCCCTTCCCCTGCTCTTGCTGTCCCTGGTGCTGATGCTGCCCGTGCTGGCCGTGCTCGGCTCCTGGCTGCCCGTGGGGCAGGGCGATGCCCTGGCCGGCTCCATCCTGCGCGAGATGGCGGCCACCGTGCTGCCCGGCTACCTGCGGACCACGGTCTGGCTGGGCCTGCTGGTGGCGCTGGGCGCGGCCATCGTGGGCACGGGCACGGCGGCGGCCGTGACGCTGTTCGACTTTCGCGGCCGGCGCCAGCTGGAGTGGCTGCTGCTGCTGCCGCTGGCCATGCCGGCCTATGTCACGGCCTATGCCTATACCGACTTCCTGCAGTTCAGCGGCCCGCTGCAGACCTGGCTGCGCGACACCTATGGCCTGGAGGGCCGGCTGCTGCCCGAGGTGCGCAGCCTGGGCGGCGCGGTCTGGGTCTTCATCTTCTCGCTCTATCCCTACGTCTACCTGCTGGCGCGCACCGCGCTGGGCGAGCGCGCCGCGCACCTGATGGAGGCCGCGCGCCTCATGGGCGCGCCGCTGTCGCGCCGGATCTGGGCCGTGGCGCTGCCGCTGGCGCGCCCGGCCGTGGCCGCCGGCGTGGCCCTGGTGGTGATGGAGACGCTGGCCGACTTCGGCGTGGTCAGCTACTTCGGCATACCCACCTTCACCACGGGCATCTACAAGGCCTGGCTGTCCATGGACAACCGCATTGCCGCCGCGCAGCTGGCGACCTTTTTGCTGGTGCTGGTCGTGCTGCTGCTGCAGCTGGAGCTGCGCGCGCAGCGGCGCATGCGCTTTGTGACCGGCAGCACGGGCCGCGCCAGCTCGGCCGAGGCCCAGCCGCTGCGCCTGCGCGGCTGGCGCAGCGCGCTGGCCTGGCTGGTGTGCCTGCTGCCCGTGCTCATGGGCTTCGTAGCGCCCGTGTTCTTCATGCTGCGCCCCCTGGCCTCCGACTGGTCGGTCCTTCCCTGGGACCGTTTCCTCGACTGGGCCGCCAACAGCGTGCGCCTGGGCGCCATGACCTCGGTGCTGGCCGTGGTCATCGCCCTGGCCCTGGCCTTTGCCGTGCGCCGCCACAAGGAGTCTGCCTTCACGCGCGGCGTGGTCCAGCTGGCCAGCCTGGGCTATGCGGTGCCGGGCGCCGTGGTCGTCGTCGGCCTGTTGCTGCCCGTGGGATGGATCCAGCAGATGCGGCCCGAATGGGGCTTTGCAGGCCTGGTCACGGCCACCGCCGTGGGCATCGTCTGGGCCTACCTGGTGCGCTTTTGCGCCGTGGCCCTGCAGTCCATGCAAAGCGGCTATGCGCGCATCGCGCCCAGCCTGGACGACTCGGCCCGCATGCTGGGCACGGGCGCCTGGGGCATGCTGGCGCGCGTGCACTGGCCGCTGCTCAGGCGCTCCACGGCGGCGGCGGCGCTGCTGGTCTTCGTCGATGTGATGAAGGAGCTGCCCGCCACCATGGTGCTGCGCCCCTTCAACAGCGACACCCTGGCCGTCGTGGCCTACCAGCTGGCGCGCGACGAGCGCCTGGGCGAGGCGGCCCTGCCGTCGCTGGCCCTGGTGCTGGTCGGCCTGATCCCCGTGATCATGCTCAGCCGCACGCTGCGCGCCGAACGCCCGGGCACGGCGCGCTGA
- a CDS encoding ABC transporter ATP-binding protein — protein MFLTVSQLEVRYPGRDRPAVQGVTLNLAAGDIGVLIGPSGCGKTTLLRAVAGLEPVSGGEIRIDGQLVGSAAFSLPPEQRRIGMVFQDYALFPHLSVGRNVAFGIHHLPKARQAERVAEVLELVGLAGSAARFPHELSGGQQQRVALARALAPSPQLMLLDEPFSNLDVDLRERLAHEVRGILKAAGATALFVTHDQLEAFAIGDMIGVVHQGRLQQWDDAYSLYHRPATRFVADFIGHGVFVPATLVPSEGGGVVARTALGDLVDPATCPLPAQFPGGACDVLLRADDVVHDDGSPVQARIVRKAFRGSEFLYTLELASGHSVMAHVPSHHDHAVGEWVGIRLDMNHVVAFPRETQGARQSAAA, from the coding sequence ATGTTTTTGACCGTCTCCCAACTCGAGGTGCGCTACCCGGGCCGCGACCGGCCCGCCGTGCAAGGCGTCACGCTGAACCTGGCCGCTGGCGACATCGGCGTGCTCATCGGCCCTTCGGGCTGCGGCAAGACCACGCTGCTGCGCGCGGTGGCCGGCCTGGAGCCGGTGAGCGGGGGCGAGATCCGCATCGACGGCCAGCTCGTGGGCAGCGCGGCCTTCTCGCTGCCGCCCGAGCAGCGGCGCATCGGCATGGTGTTCCAGGACTATGCGCTGTTCCCCCACCTGAGCGTGGGCCGCAACGTGGCCTTCGGCATTCACCATCTTCCCAAGGCACGCCAGGCCGAGCGCGTGGCCGAGGTGCTGGAGCTGGTGGGCCTGGCCGGCAGCGCCGCGCGCTTTCCGCATGAGCTGTCGGGCGGCCAGCAGCAGCGTGTGGCGCTGGCGCGCGCGCTGGCGCCCAGCCCCCAGCTGATGCTGCTGGACGAGCCGTTCTCCAACCTGGACGTGGACCTGCGCGAGCGCCTGGCGCATGAGGTGCGCGGCATCCTCAAGGCCGCGGGTGCCACGGCGCTGTTCGTGACGCACGACCAGTTGGAAGCCTTCGCCATCGGCGACATGATCGGCGTGGTCCACCAGGGCCGGCTCCAGCAGTGGGACGATGCCTATTCGCTGTACCACCGCCCCGCCACGCGCTTCGTGGCCGACTTCATCGGCCACGGCGTCTTCGTGCCCGCCACGCTGGTCCCCAGCGAGGGCGGCGGCGTGGTGGCGCGCACGGCGCTGGGCGACCTGGTCGATCCCGCCACCTGCCCACTGCCCGCGCAGTTCCCGGGCGGTGCCTGCGACGTGCTGCTGCGCGCCGACGACGTGGTGCACGACGACGGCTCGCCCGTGCAGGCCCGCATCGTGCGCAAGGCCTTCCGTGGCTCCGAATTCCTCTACACGCTGGAGCTGGCCAGCGGCCACAGCGTGATGGCCCATGTGCCCAGCCACCACGACCATGCGGTGGGCGAGTGGGTGGGAATCCGGCTGGACATGAATCACGTGGTCGCCTTCCCGCGAGAAACACAGGGCGCCCGGCAGTCCGCGGCAGCCTGA
- a CDS encoding SpoIIE family protein phosphatase, translating into MFALDPSSTQHPAADHLPDPAPVPALAPAPAAPRLVARAGQLSRPTAPIAPEASNEDVHRLFSEQPLLETLAVVAEDRPLGLINRQRFMEQYARPFARDVFGRRSCLVFTDTAPMVVAASLPMDQLVQQALAGGSRVLKDGFITTQEGRYAGIGTGHALMAAMSDIEADKTRQLMASIDYASLIQRSHLIESDRVLASQLPDHGLLWEPRDVVGGDAYFFRATPQGLLGCVFDCTGHGVPGAFMTLIALSFLEQAVNAAGSPDAMQDPGVLLGQMNRYIKRVLQQRNRDAQPAWTAPAPMAGHPAEKTSSDGLDAALFLQSHCGTRLRFASARLDLLVAPAGVQEAAQVQIHAGDKHGIGYATTPDDATWSTQALELVPDSLLMIATDGVIDQLGGPRQIAHGRKRLARFLHEQQDRPAAQACAEFRQAFALWQGTQRRRDDVSLLLWRNHALPDGACA; encoded by the coding sequence ATGTTTGCTCTGGACCCCTCCTCCACGCAGCACCCCGCAGCGGATCACCTACCTGATCCTGCCCCCGTTCCCGCGCTGGCCCCAGCGCCCGCCGCGCCGCGCCTTGTGGCCCGCGCAGGCCAGCTCAGCCGGCCCACGGCACCGATCGCGCCCGAGGCCAGCAACGAAGACGTGCACCGGCTGTTCAGCGAGCAGCCCCTGCTCGAGACCCTGGCCGTGGTGGCCGAGGACCGGCCGCTGGGCCTGATCAACCGCCAGCGCTTCATGGAGCAGTACGCCCGCCCCTTCGCACGCGATGTGTTCGGCCGCCGCTCCTGCCTGGTCTTCACGGACACCGCTCCCATGGTGGTCGCCGCCAGCCTGCCCATGGACCAGCTGGTGCAGCAGGCGCTGGCCGGCGGCAGCCGCGTGCTCAAGGACGGCTTCATCACCACGCAAGAAGGCCGCTACGCAGGCATAGGCACGGGCCATGCGCTGATGGCCGCCATGTCAGACATCGAGGCCGACAAGACGCGCCAGCTCATGGCCAGCATCGACTACGCCAGTCTGATCCAGCGCTCGCACCTCATCGAGTCCGACCGTGTGCTGGCCAGCCAGTTGCCCGACCATGGCCTGCTGTGGGAGCCGCGCGATGTGGTGGGTGGCGATGCCTATTTCTTCCGGGCCACGCCGCAGGGCCTGCTGGGCTGTGTCTTCGACTGCACGGGCCATGGCGTGCCCGGCGCCTTCATGACGCTGATCGCCCTGTCCTTCCTGGAGCAGGCCGTCAACGCCGCGGGCAGTCCCGATGCCATGCAGGACCCCGGTGTCCTGCTGGGCCAGATGAACCGCTACATCAAGCGCGTGCTCCAGCAGCGCAACCGCGATGCCCAGCCCGCCTGGACTGCGCCAGCCCCCATGGCGGGCCATCCCGCCGAGAAGACCTCCAGCGACGGACTGGACGCCGCGCTGTTCCTGCAATCGCACTGCGGCACACGGCTGCGCTTTGCCTCGGCACGGCTGGACCTGCTGGTCGCGCCCGCCGGCGTGCAGGAGGCTGCGCAGGTGCAGATCCATGCCGGGGACAAGCATGGCATCGGCTATGCCACCACGCCCGACGATGCAACCTGGAGCACACAGGCGCTGGAGCTGGTGCCGGACTCGTTGCTGATGATCGCCACCGACGGCGTCATCGACCAGCTTGGCGGTCCGCGCCAGATCGCCCATGGCCGCAAGCGCCTGGCGCGCTTCCTGCACGAGCAGCAGGACCGGCCCGCGGCCCAGGCCTGCGCCGAATTCCGGCAGGCCTTCGCGCTGTGGCAGGGCACGCAGCGGCGCCGCGACGATGTCTCGCTGCTGCTGTGGCGTAACCACGCTCTGCCGGACGGAGCCTGCGCATGA